From the genome of Arthrobacter sp. SLBN-122:
TGCCGTCACGGGAACCGTCGGCGTGAAGCCGACCTACGGCAGCGTCTCCCGCTACGGCGCCATCGCCATGGCCTCCTCGCTGGACCAGATCGGCCCGGTCACCCGCACGGTCCTGGACTCCGCCCTGCTGCACCAGGTCATCGGCGGCCACGATCCCCGTGACTCCACCTCCTTGCCGGACCCTCTCGCTGACCTCGTCGCCGCCGCAAAGACCGGCAACGTGGAGGGCCTGCGGATCGGCATCATCAAGGAACTGCACGGCGAGGGCTACCAGGCCGGCGTCGAAAACCGCTTCAATGACGCCCTGGAGCTCCTCAAGGAAGCCGGCGCGGAGATCGTGGAGGTCTCCTGCCCCAACTTCCAGTACGCCCTGGGTGCCTACTACCTGATCATGCCGTCCGAGGCCTCCTCCAACCTGGCCAAGTTCGACGGCGTCCGGTACGGCCTGCGCGTCCTCCCCGAGGACGGTCCCATGACCATCGAACGCGTCATGGGTGCAACCCGTGCCGCCGGCTTCGGCGACGAAGTCAAGCGCCGCATCATCCTGGGCACCTACGCCCTGTCCGCCGGCTACTACGACGCCTACTACGGCTCCGCCCAGAAGGTGCGCACGCTGGTCCAGCGGGACTTCGACGCCGCCTTTGAACAGGCCGACGTCCTGATCTCGCCCACCGCCCCCACCACGGCTTTCCCGCTGGGCGAAAAACTGGACGATCCGCTGGCCATGTACCTCAACGACGTCGCCACCATCCCCGCCAACCTGGCAGGTGTTCCCGGCCTGTCGCTGCCCGGTGGCCTGGCCGACGAGGACGGACTGCCCGTCGGCATCCAGCTGCTGGCCCCGGCCCGCGAGGACGCCCGCCTCTACCGGGTGGGTGCGGTCCTGGAATCGCTGCTCGAAGCCAAGTGGGGCGGCCCGCTGCTGGCCCAGGCTCCCGACCTCGCCGCAGCCGTCACCCTCGAAACCCAGGAGGCAAAATAATGAACACCGAGGCAATCCTGAGCTTCGACGAGGCCATGGAGAAGTACGACCCCGTCCTGGGCTTCGAGGTCCACGTGGAGCTCAACACCAAGACCAAGATGTTCTCCTCGGCCCCCAACGTCTTCGGTGACGAGCCCAACACCAACGTCAACGAGGTGGACCTGGGCATGCCGGGCGTCCTGCCCGTGGTCAACAAGACGGCGGTGGAGTCCTCCATCAAGATCGGCCTGGCGCTGAACTGCAAGATCGCCGAATCCTGCCGCTTCGCCCGGAAGAACTACTTCTACCCGGACACCCCCAAGAACTTCCAGACCTCCCAGTACGACGAGCCCATCGCGTACGACGGCTACCTGGACGTCGAACTGGAGGACGGCACCGTCTTCCGCGTCGAGATCGAGCGCGCGCACATGGAGGAGGACGCCGGAAAGCTGACCCACATGGGCGGCGCCACCGGCCGCATCCACGGCGCCGACTTCTCCCTGGTGGACTACAACCGTGCCGGCGTTCCGCTGGTGGAAATTGTCACCAAGCCCATCGAGGGTGCCGGTTCCCGCGCCCCGGAACTGGCCAAGGCGTACGTGGCCGCCATCCGGGAGATCGTGAAGAACCTGGGTGTCTCCGATGCCCGCATGGAACGCGGCAACGTGCGGTGCGATGCCAACGTCTCGCTCCGCCCGCACGGGCGCGAACGGTTCGGCATCCGGTCCGAGACCAAGAACGTGAACTCGCTGCGCGCCGTCGAACATGCCGTCCGCTACGAGATCCAGCGCCACGCCGCCGTCCTGGACTCCGGCAGCCCCGTGGTCCAGGAGACCCGGCACTGGCACGAGGACACCCGCACCACCACTTCAGGCCGGCCCAAGTCGGACGCGGACGACTACCGCTACTTCCCGGAACCGGACCTGGTGCCCGTGGTTGCCTCCCGCGAGTGGGTGGAGGAACTGCGTGCCACGCTGCCCGAGCCCCCGGCCGAGCGCCGCAAGCGCCTCAAGGCGGACTGGGGCTACTCCGACCTGGAATTCCGCGACGTGGTGAACGCCGGCGTCCTGGACGAGATCGAGGAAACCATTGCGGCCGGCGCCTCGGCGTCCGTGGCCCGCAAGTGGTGGATGGGCGAGATCGTGGGCCGCGCCAAGGCCGCCGACGTCGACCCCGGCCAGTTGGGCGTCCAGCCCGCCACGATCGTGGAGCTCAGCCGCATGGTGGAAGCCGGCAAGATCAACAACAAGATGGCTACGGAGGTGCTGGACGGCGTGCTCGCAGGTGAAGGCACCCCCGAGGAGATCGTTCAGAAGCGCGGCCTCGCCGTGGTGTCCGACGACGGGCCCCTCCTGGAAGCCATTGACGCCGCACTGGCTGCCCAGCCCGACGTCGCGGAGAAGATCCGCGGCGGCAAGGTCCAGGCCATCGGTGCCATCGTGGGCGGGGTCATGAAGGCCACCCGCGGGCAGGCGGATGCCGGCCGCGTGAAAGAACTGATCCTGGAGAAGCTGGGCGTCACCGCCTAGCCTTTCCCACCCAACTGGGTAGCACCAGGTGACCCTTCTATGGTTCGTCAAGCCTGGGAGGCGCTGGGTGTGGCGGCGCTGAGGGTGCGGTAGATACGTCGGGCGAGGTAGCGTTTCACGCAGCGGCGGATTTCCCTTTTGGTGCGTCCTTCGGTTTGTCGTTTGGTGACGTAGTTGCTGGTCTCGGTGTCGAACGTCATTCTGCTGAGGGCGACCATGTGCAGTGCCCTGTTCAGGGTTCGGTCACCGCCGCGGTTGAGTCTGTGCCGGACGGTGTTCCCGGAGGAGGCTGGGATTGGGCTGGCCCCGGCTAGCGAGGCGAAGGCGGCTTCGGACCGGACCCGGCCGTGGTGTGACCAGGCGGTGAGGCAGATGGCGGCGGTGACGGGGCCGAAGCCGGTTTCCTGGAGCAAAGGTGCGGCTTCGCTCACTTCCACCAGTTCGGTGATCCGGTCGTTGTTGGTTTTGATCTCCGCGTCGAGCTCGCCGATCCGCTTGGCGAGCCGGACTGCTTCTGAGCGGGCGATCGACAGTGCCAGTGGTTCTTCACGGGCGCGCCAGCGGCAGACTTCACGGATCTGGGTTCCCGTGAGGGGTTTGCGGGCGTCAAGGCCAAGGTCGTTGACCCGGGCCAGCGCTGTTAGGGCGTTCACGGCCCGGGTGCGCTCGGTCGTCATCGACTCCCGCGCGGTGACCAGGACCCGCAAGGCGGCCCGGATACCTTCGTTCAGTCGTGGCCTGCGCAACTGATCCGTTTCCAACGGCAGGACGGCCGCGGCGATCCGGTGGGCATCCAACAGGTCGGATTTGCCAACCCCGTGATGGGACCGGGCATCCATCCTCGGTGCTTCGGCGACGTCGTAGCCGGCGGCGCCTACAGCTCCGGCGAGGAGGGCACCATAGGACGCGGCTCCCTCGATCACCCACAATGTGGCCAGGTCAGCTCCGATGTGACGTGCCACCCAGGCCAGGGCGCGGTTGATCCCGGCGCTGGTGGTCGGGAAGTCCCGGGTTTGAAGCAGTTCCCCGGTTGTGGTGGTGATGATCGCGTAGACATGGTTTTTGGCGTGGGTATCGACGCCGACGACAAACGGGTGCGAATGCGTAACGATAGACATAGCGGTTCTGGCATCTTCCTCTAGACCGGATAGGGTCAGGCCGCGTTCGGCCGGTACCAGTCCGGGTAGAGGTCACTTCGGAACAGCACTGTGACGAGCCACGCCCCCTTAGAGGGGCCGGGCAACCTTCTGATCAAGTCACCGAGGTGGGCCGGGCAGGTGCCGGCCGTCCACCCCAGCGGACGGACAAGTCAATTGAAAGGCACCCACAAGGGGGGCCAATCGTTTTGTGAGTCACGACCACAGGGCGGAACGGCCAACACCTACTCTGCCAGCCAGTCCCGGACCAGCCACCCCAATCCTCACAGTCGTTTTGAGCACTCATAACGACACTTGGCGCTACCCAGTTTTTCTTTAAGTACTCAAGTGCGCGTGCGGCCAAAGTACTTATATCCAGCAACGGAGCGCGGTCTTAGACTGATGCGCAGGATGCGGCTTTGGGCAATGACCTGGCCTCACCGGAGCTGTGGGAGGAGACAGACATGTTTGTGGGGGACACACTGAAAATGCGCAAGGTAGCGCTCGCCGGGGCAGTGGCCCTGGCCTTGACGGGCACGGGAGCTGCGTTGGCCTGGTCTGCCACAGGCACGCCTACGCCGTCGCCCTCCCAGTCGGCGCCCGGCCAGGAGAAGGCACCAGGGAAGGCCACGGCACCCGGCCAGCAGGACAAACAGGACAAGAAAGCCCAGCGACCGCAGCCGCTCCATGGCGAGGGCGTGGTCAAGAACCCCGACGGAACCTTCCACACCAAGCTGGAACAGCGCGGAACGGTGGAGTCGGTCAGCGAGTCGGCCATCACCGTCAAGAGCGAGGACGGCTTCTCCCAGACCTACACGGTGAACGGCGATACAAAGATCACCGTTATACCTGCCCCGGCTGCGGATGGATCAGGGACAAATGGTTCGGGGACAAATGGCCCAAATGCTACGGGCGACGACGGCAAGCGGCTTAAGCCGGCGGACGGAACCATCGCGGACATCGCCGTGGGGGACACCGTACGCATCTCGGGCGTGAAGGATGGGGACAAGGCCACCGCCGGGCGGGTTGTGAAGGGCGCCGGTGACGGGCCAGGCCTTGGTTTGGGACGCGGCTTGGGACGCGGCCATGGCCTGGGACACAAGATGGGCCAGGGCAACCACCAGGACGACGGTAACCACCAGGACGACGACGGGGCGTAAAGGCTGGATCCCGGCCCGGTCCTGCCTTCCTGAACCCGGACACCCCGGCTCAGCCCTGCCGCACCAGCCCCGCCATGATGTCCTCCAGGGCCTCGCAGACCATCACCACGGCCCGCCGCTTCAGGTTTTCCGGCCGGGCCAGCAGGTCGATCCTGCGGCGCGTGCTGATGCCCTCCAGCGGCCGCAGCACGATGTCCGGGTTAAGGACCGGCCCTGCCGTATACCTGGGCAGCAGGCCCACCACGCCGCCGGCGGCCACGAGAGCCGCGACCGTGGAGTAGTCGTTGATGCGGTGCACAATGTTCGGCTCGCGGCTGGAGACTGCAGCGACGGCGGACAGGACGTCGGCGGGGGAGTAGCCGGGGTGGCTAGTCACCCAGGCCTCGGCGCCCACGTCGTCCGCCGTGACAGTGTCCTTTTGCGCCAACGGGTGGCCGGCGGGCAGTGCCACGTCCAGCGGTTCGTGCGCCAGCGGGATCACCGCAACCCGTTCTGCGGGCCAGCGCGGACTGTGGTCCATGCGGTGCGCCAGGACCAGGTCGTACCGCGCGGTGAGGGCAGGGAAGTCCTGCTGGGCCACGTCCTCGTCGGACAGTTCGATCCGGGGGTGCTCCGGCTTGTCCAGCATGCGAGCCAGCGGGGCAAACAACGCCTGCCCGGCGCTGTGGAAGCCGCTGAGGCTCACGCGGCCTGCCGGCGACTGGTGATAGGTGCTCAGGGCGCCGCGGGCGTCGGCCATGGCACTGACGACGGCGGCGCCCGCGTCCGCGAGTACCTGGCCGGCTTCCGTGAGGACCAGGTTCCGGCCCTCCTTGCGCGTCAGTGGTGCCTCGACCGTCCGCTGCAGGTGGGCCAGTTGCTGCGAGACGGCCGAAGGAGTGACCATGAGGGTGTCTGCCACGGCCTTGACACTTCCCAGTGCTCCCAGTTCGCGCAGGATCTCCAGCTGATGAACTTCCACGATCCCAGTCTAATCATTAGCAACCGCTACACCGTCGATTGAGAAGATCCTTGTTGTGCTAACGCTTCGGCAGGGCTTCAATGAGGAGGACAAGACCTCGGATCTGAACGCCAAGAAGTAAGGACGCCAATGAAGGCCCTCTACAAGGCCGGCCCACACGCCGGTTTCGAACTCGTCGACCGGCCTGAGCCTGAGGCCGGCCCGGCGGACGTGAAGATCCGGGTCATGACCACGGGGATCTGCGGTACGGACCTGCACATCCAGTCCTGGGATTCCTGGGCCCAGGGGATCATCGAAGCGCCCCTCATTGCCGGCCACGAGTTCTATGGCGAAGTGGTGGAGGTGGGGGAAGACGTCCGGGACGTCAAGGTGGGTGACCGGGTCTCGGGTGAAGGCCACGTGGTGTGCGGCATCTGCCGCAACTGCCGGGCCGGCCGCCGCCAAATGTGCATTCATACTGTCAGCGTGGGGGTCCAGCGTGACGGTGCGTTCGCAGAGTACGTGGTGATCCCCGAAACCAATGTCTGGGTCCACCACGATCCTTCCGTCACACCGGAGTTGGGCGCCATCTTCGACCCTTTCGGCAACGCTACCCACACAGCCCTGAGCTTCCCGCTGGTGGGGGAGGACGTCCTGATCACGGGCGCCGGCCCCATCGGCCTGATGGCCATCGCGGTCGCCCGCCATGCCGGCGCGCGAAAAATCGCCATCACGGACATCTCCCGGCCCCGCCTGGACCTTGCACGGCAGCTCGGTGCGGACCTTGCCATCGATGTCTCCACCACCAGGGTCCGCGACGCCCAGCGCGAGCTGGGCATGCGCGAAGGCTTCGACGTCGGAATGGAAATGTCAGGCCACCCCTCCGCCCTGCCGGAGATGATCGACAACATGAACCACGGCGGCCGGATCGCCATGCTGGGGCTGCCCATCCAGGAGATCACCATCGATTGGGGCAAGGTGGTCACCCACATGCTCACGCTCAAGGGCATCTACGGCCGGGAAATGTACGAAACCTGGTACGCCATGAGCGCCATGCTGTCCTCCAACCCCGTCCTGCACGCGGGCATTTCCGCCGTGGTCACGGACACGCTTCCGGCCACCAACTGGGAGAAGGGCTTCGACATTGCCCGCAGCGGTGTGGGCGGCAAAGTTGTCCTCGACTGGACCCGACTGTAAGGAAACCCATGTACACCTCCATCAAGGGCCAGCTCCACGACGAGCTGGAAGACATCCGCACCGCCGGGCTCTACAAGACCGAACGCAGCATCAGCTCGCCGCAGTCCAGCCACATCACGGCCGGCCGGATTGGCGGCCCGGGCGCCGACGTGCTGAACTTCTGCGCCAACAACTACCTGGGCCTGGCAGACCACCCGGACATCATCAGTGCCGCCAAGGCTGCGATGGACGAGCGCGGCTTCGGCATGGCCAGCGTCCGTTTCATCTGCGGGACCCAGGACCTGCACCTGGAACTTGAGGCCAGGGTCTCCAAGTTCCTGGGCACCGAGGACACCATCCTGTTTTCCAGCTGCTTCGACGCCAATGGTGGAGTTTTCGAATCCCTTTTCGGCCCCGAGGACGCGGTCATTTCCGACGCCCTGAACCACGCCTCCATCATCGACGGCATCCGCCTGTGCAAGGCCCGCCGCTACCGCTATGCCAACCAGGACATGGCCGAGCTCGAGGCCCGGCTGCAGGAGGCCCAGGACGCCCGCCGGAAGATCATCGTCACTGACGGCGTGTTTTCGATGGACGGCTACCTGGCTCCGCTTGAAGCCATCTGCGACCTCGCCGAAAAATACGACGCCCTGGTGATGGTGGACGATTCGCACGCCGTGGGCTTCATGGGTGCCACGGGCGCAGGCACACCCGAACACGCTGGGGTGTCACACCGGGTGGATATCTACACCGGCACGTTCGGCAAGGCCCTGGGCGGGGCGTCCGGCGGCTATGTTTCGGGCCGCAGGGAGATCGTTGCCATGCTGCGGCAGAAGGCCAGGCCCTACCTGTTCTCCAACTCCCTGGCTCCCGCCATTGTGGCCGCCACCCTCAAGGCGCTGGACCTGGTGGAAAACTCGGCGGACCTGCGCCGCCGCCTGTTCGAGAACGCCGAACTCTTCCGCCGCCGCATGACCGAGGAGGGCTTCGACCTGCTTCCCGGGGAACACGCCATCGTGCCGGTGATGTTTGGTGACGCCGTGATGGCCGCCAAGGTGGCTGACCGCATGCTGCAGCACGGAGTCTTCGTCACCGCCTTCAGCTTCCCCGTGGTCCCGCGGGGTGCTGCGAGGATCCGGGTCCAGCTGTCGGCTGCACATTCAGCGGACGACGTCGAGGCGTGCGTGGGTGCCTTCGTCGCCAGCCGTGCCGAGGCAGCAGCCTGACGGGACTTCCACGGGACGCGAACTCTGCGAGGATGGACGGATGGCAGCACATTATGATGTCCTGATCGTGGGCGGCGGCATTGCCGGCCTGTCCCTGGCTTCCGAGCTGGCCGGCCGGTGCAGCGTGGCGCTGGTGGAGGCTGAGCAGGATCTGGCGTACCACACGTCCTCCCGCTCGGCCCGCCAGCTGATCCCCAGCTACGGCCCTCCCGTGGTGCAGGAGCTCACCGTCCGGACCCTTGAGCTGATTGCGGCCCGGGACGCCGAACTGCCGGAACCGGTCCTGACGCCACGCAGTTTCATGCTGATTGGCTCAGAGGCGGATGTTGCCGCGGAAGCCAGCGGGCACATGCAGGCCATTACCGTGGACCGGGCGCTGGAGCTCTGTCCGGCCCTCCTCCCGCAAACCTTTGCCGCCGCCGGTCTGGACACCGGATCCTATGGCTGCAATGCGCCCCTGCTGCTGGCCGATCACCGGCAACGCGCTGAAGCTGCCGGGGTGGACATCATCACCGGTGCCCGTGTGCATTCAGCACAACGGCTGGGTTCCGGATGGCAGGTAGGTGCCGGTGCCGAGGGTTTCGAGGCGGGTGTCCTGGTTAACGCGGCCGGTGCATGGGCTGATGAGCTCGCAGTGCTCAGCG
Proteins encoded in this window:
- a CDS encoding glycine C-acetyltransferase; this translates as MYTSIKGQLHDELEDIRTAGLYKTERSISSPQSSHITAGRIGGPGADVLNFCANNYLGLADHPDIISAAKAAMDERGFGMASVRFICGTQDLHLELEARVSKFLGTEDTILFSSCFDANGGVFESLFGPEDAVISDALNHASIIDGIRLCKARRYRYANQDMAELEARLQEAQDARRKIIVTDGVFSMDGYLAPLEAICDLAEKYDALVMVDDSHAVGFMGATGAGTPEHAGVSHRVDIYTGTFGKALGGASGGYVSGRREIVAMLRQKARPYLFSNSLAPAIVAATLKALDLVENSADLRRRLFENAELFRRRMTEEGFDLLPGEHAIVPVMFGDAVMAAKVADRMLQHGVFVTAFSFPVVPRGAARIRVQLSAAHSADDVEACVGAFVASRAEAAA
- the tdh gene encoding L-threonine 3-dehydrogenase, with product MKALYKAGPHAGFELVDRPEPEAGPADVKIRVMTTGICGTDLHIQSWDSWAQGIIEAPLIAGHEFYGEVVEVGEDVRDVKVGDRVSGEGHVVCGICRNCRAGRRQMCIHTVSVGVQRDGAFAEYVVIPETNVWVHHDPSVTPELGAIFDPFGNATHTALSFPLVGEDVLITGAGPIGLMAIAVARHAGARKIAITDISRPRLDLARQLGADLAIDVSTTRVRDAQRELGMREGFDVGMEMSGHPSALPEMIDNMNHGGRIAMLGLPIQEITIDWGKVVTHMLTLKGIYGREMYETWYAMSAMLSSNPVLHAGISAVVTDTLPATNWEKGFDIARSGVGGKVVLDWTRL
- a CDS encoding NAD(P)/FAD-dependent oxidoreductase, producing MAAHYDVLIVGGGIAGLSLASELAGRCSVALVEAEQDLAYHTSSRSARQLIPSYGPPVVQELTVRTLELIAARDAELPEPVLTPRSFMLIGSEADVAAEASGHMQAITVDRALELCPALLPQTFAAAGLDTGSYGCNAPLLLADHRQRAEAAGVDIITGARVHSAQRLGSGWQVGAGAEGFEAGVLVNAAGAWADELAVLSGVEKLGLQPYRRTAAIAAVERPLSAATPMVAAADNTFYFRPDGDDVLISPSETVPSGPEDAQPRPGDVERIVERLNSVTSLGITGIRRAWTGLRTEAADGVPVAGFDAEAPGFYWLAGQGGYGFQTSAAMAELAASQILAGQAFGSAAFGDVAAGNAAGDGPASRTAQALAATRWSIRR
- the gatA gene encoding Asp-tRNA(Asn)/Glu-tRNA(Gln) amidotransferase subunit GatA, whose translation is MTEHNTTGTSAETLIRLSAAELAGKLAGGEVTAVEVTQAYLDRIAAVDGLVNAFLHVNAKEALAVAAEVDAIRAAGGAEAEALHVLAGVPIAVKDLIVTVGQPTTAGSKILEGWHSPYDATVVERLRAAKMPILGKTNLDEFAMGSSTEHSAYGPTRNPWDLDRIPGGSGGGSAAAVAAFEAPLALGTDTGGSIRQPGAVTGTVGVKPTYGSVSRYGAIAMASSLDQIGPVTRTVLDSALLHQVIGGHDPRDSTSLPDPLADLVAAAKTGNVEGLRIGIIKELHGEGYQAGVENRFNDALELLKEAGAEIVEVSCPNFQYALGAYYLIMPSEASSNLAKFDGVRYGLRVLPEDGPMTIERVMGATRAAGFGDEVKRRIILGTYALSAGYYDAYYGSAQKVRTLVQRDFDAAFEQADVLISPTAPTTAFPLGEKLDDPLAMYLNDVATIPANLAGVPGLSLPGGLADEDGLPVGIQLLAPAREDARLYRVGAVLESLLEAKWGGPLLAQAPDLAAAVTLETQEAK
- the gatB gene encoding Asp-tRNA(Asn)/Glu-tRNA(Gln) amidotransferase subunit GatB is translated as MNTEAILSFDEAMEKYDPVLGFEVHVELNTKTKMFSSAPNVFGDEPNTNVNEVDLGMPGVLPVVNKTAVESSIKIGLALNCKIAESCRFARKNYFYPDTPKNFQTSQYDEPIAYDGYLDVELEDGTVFRVEIERAHMEEDAGKLTHMGGATGRIHGADFSLVDYNRAGVPLVEIVTKPIEGAGSRAPELAKAYVAAIREIVKNLGVSDARMERGNVRCDANVSLRPHGRERFGIRSETKNVNSLRAVEHAVRYEIQRHAAVLDSGSPVVQETRHWHEDTRTTTSGRPKSDADDYRYFPEPDLVPVVASREWVEELRATLPEPPAERRKRLKADWGYSDLEFRDVVNAGVLDEIEETIAAGASASVARKWWMGEIVGRAKAADVDPGQLGVQPATIVELSRMVEAGKINNKMATEVLDGVLAGEGTPEEIVQKRGLAVVSDDGPLLEAIDAALAAQPDVAEKIRGGKVQAIGAIVGGVMKATRGQADAGRVKELILEKLGVTA
- a CDS encoding IS110 family transposase, with protein sequence MSIVTHSHPFVVGVDTHAKNHVYAIITTTTGELLQTRDFPTTSAGINRALAWVARHIGADLATLWVIEGAASYGALLAGAVGAAGYDVAEAPRMDARSHHGVGKSDLLDAHRIAAAVLPLETDQLRRPRLNEGIRAALRVLVTARESMTTERTRAVNALTALARVNDLGLDARKPLTGTQIREVCRWRAREEPLALSIARSEAVRLAKRIGELDAEIKTNNDRITELVEVSEAAPLLQETGFGPVTAAICLTAWSHHGRVRSEAAFASLAGASPIPASSGNTVRHRLNRGGDRTLNRALHMVALSRMTFDTETSNYVTKRQTEGRTKREIRRCVKRYLARRIYRTLSAATPSASQA
- a CDS encoding LysR family transcriptional regulator, which translates into the protein MEVHQLEILRELGALGSVKAVADTLMVTPSAVSQQLAHLQRTVEAPLTRKEGRNLVLTEAGQVLADAGAAVVSAMADARGALSTYHQSPAGRVSLSGFHSAGQALFAPLARMLDKPEHPRIELSDEDVAQQDFPALTARYDLVLAHRMDHSPRWPAERVAVIPLAHEPLDVALPAGHPLAQKDTVTADDVGAEAWVTSHPGYSPADVLSAVAAVSSREPNIVHRINDYSTVAALVAAGGVVGLLPRYTAGPVLNPDIVLRPLEGISTRRRIDLLARPENLKRRAVVMVCEALEDIMAGLVRQG